The genomic stretch ggatcggaaagggatcgtaaccgtaacgcctttcgcctcgctgtcaaccaggcgtcaacctaccgtatgcacgtaacgaaagcgtatcagcagcgcctgtacgtcaactcggctacggctaggcgacaccgactagactaacacgatagttagtcggtacctagagacgtaagcgcggggacggagaaacgtaagcgtggggacgatgagccgtaagcgcgggaattcaagttcggagcctgttccgaggcgaggcgattacgttattattccgattagtgtgcgttgcagtagggagtttaatacaaaccattctgaacggctcgaggcaatacggtgacgatccctttccgatcccatatgtgtgctgagacccgtagtgacaaggattgaaaagggaatgttacgatggtttggacatgtagaaaggatggatgaaagcagtaTACAAAGCGAATATgaatgggaccgtcggtagagggcgccctagacggataTATAgtgaccagattggcgatatattaaagaagggccaaattaaaagtacctttaaccgacgagcatgcatgaaaagactgatgactgttgatgaagcgaaagaggtgtgtaagattcgtagcaattggcgttccattgtttctTAACACCCATGGGAGAGTTATGTAAGTATAgactggtgagataccttcaatacttatggagagtacttggtactcgattctcgttaacttggtataataaaaatagaagcttaattttttatcgaaacgtctctaaaaaattgtgaaatttGAATAGGTCTCGGTGTAGGTAGGCAACAGCTgtacagtgtaggtacctatgtattctgtgttgGTAGCGCGTGTCCAagtattccgcagttaaataaataaatactggactctcggtgtactgtgtacgaagtttactaagaagttatttaatatttcatttttatgttattttatttcatgatatatgtatgttcgcatactatcacgtcctcaaatattgaaggtatctcaccagtcaccCAGTATATGTAGTTTCAGTAGCAGACGTCCCATTATAAAACAGAGCTCCATTTAAATTCCTTTGCAAAGAATCCTCCTCATCACTATAACTTGAAACCTCGACAATCCTCTTCAAATACGCATTAGTAACTCTACTTACACTTCTCACGGGCTCTGATTGTCTAAAATACTCTTCAAACGGATAGTAATAATTCTGCAATCTTTCGAAATCTATAGTTTGTTTAGGGCGGCGCTGTCGTCGCTTTTTGCCACCGGTTCTATGGTAAACTTTTACATCTTCTGGGTTTAAATAGTCTTTTTGTTCGTGGAAGTAGGGAAAGGGAGTGTTTAGGTATAGGTCTGGGATGGTAACAAAAGCATCTATAGTTGGTCTGCGTTGTAGGCTAAATGGATAAGACTCTGTAGTCCTTTTACGGGAGCGTTTCATATGATATTTCGATGTAACGACTTTGTAACGTCTCTGTGCCTTAGTGATAGGTTTCATGCTTCGTAAttctaagtatttatttccattaatgTCCATTTGTCTTCTAGACTTGTGTGTTATTTCGTTATTCGCTTGTTTtcttatattatgtattctAAGTCTTCGTTTTAAACgcagttttctttttatttcgcTTTCCGAATCTGATGTTGAGAGGCCTGATTCGTCTGATTCTAAAAACGCTCGGAATTTTGGCCAATGGCGTGTCTCTTCTGCTGGGTAGaattataatagggtagatgacaatattttattttagagtgTATATAGTGATAGGTTTGGTAACAACCACACCTATCGATCGATAGTTCATCGATGGCATCGATCGACATCGGATACCAGTCGactaaccaatcgatcgattgcaTCGGTCGACGTAGATTGTTTATATTCGGGCCGGAAACTAACGATCGAaatcgaccaatccattccaccatcgcaagatagtatctatcggctatcgatcgattggtgtagtagaaactatcgatcgacgtcgactaatccattctaccatcgatcgacgatcgctcgattggtgtggtaacatctttaatgtccgttttctacattattttaaaacattacacacgtattttttattttctatctgaacaaaatactttcgaagatatatcgatttgaaatatcgcgtgacgttacttctaggtacattttatgcgtagaaatgacgtatttactccaactcctaaactttgattcgttttatctaagtattgttaccttatatgacaaaataaaaaaatacgtgtctaatattgtttcattacctaactgacggactagatagatttttaattttcataccccgtcatcagcATTGAGAGATTTAAGTATTTGTAAAGCCTGCCATCTATTGGATTGTTAAGGAACTATTTACAAAAGTTACAAGCTTACCTCCTATTCTATACCTTGAATTCGTTCCTTCGGCTGTTTTTAACGAGATTTGTGGGAATTTATCCCTTAATTCTTTATTGATAGAGTCCAATAATCTTTGGCGCCGCTCCGATTGGTGGAGGCGTCGATATGGACTTAAAAAGTTTTCTATCAGTGTTGAGCAAAGTAAGTAGCCAGATTTTGATACTGAAAATAGGaaaaagtaatacataattatgtcatatggcgatcactcatatgacttaaatgaaactacaagtagtactcgtccacagaagcataatacaactaaatatttcaacgaaaacaaaataaaattacaaacaaaataaatcaagtattaaattctgtgtgaacagctccatgttccttgaccacaatagagctgtaatgttgtaggttgtctaggaatgttacggacatgcggcgcggctgttataatgccgtatttgtaaagagtgttcaaattaactcaaagagaataatgcactttttggcttacctactgggcgtatttcgctcatttttcgtatatcgtcagccaagatgataagaaatatgtggtttaaattaagtcataagaggtttctccatactgtatacatacatatacttactttCAGGGTATGCCTCGAATTCCCTCAGAGAATTGAAGAGGTTTTCTCCCTCTTCATCAGTATACAGGAACTCAGCGTAGTCTATTATTGAGTTCACCTCGGGAGAGAGGGTTTGTTTCCTCGCTCGTAGCATATGGTACATCATGCCTGCGTATGCTGGTGGGAAGAGAAGTTCTATTAATCACACTATAGGGTTACTGGTAATTTgtgacaaaacaacaaaatttctcGCGCGCGTTATTTCCcgtgatcagctgttagcagcgaggcggcCGCGTTATAGGAagatagctacttccgcgcggtttcacccgctctgcttggctcctatttgtcatagcgtgatgttatatagcctatagccttcctcgataaatgcactattcaacacaaaaagaattattcaaatcggacctgtagttctggagattagcgcgttcaaacaaacaaacaaacaaactcttcagctttataatattagtatagattagtagtgggagtttgttttacgtttatgACGACGTCGACACGTTTAAtgacgttcagcgctctgatttgtTGCTCCaagttaaccaaccaatcagaaggcTAAACAAAAATCGGGTTAACGTAAAAAAACTTGCACAAGGCacttgggacaagcccgccacaacctcccaaaaccgctgcaactcctgtgcaccaggatctacagtagatacaaccatgcaaacaccggaacactgaagtccaacgtcccagggacatgaatgactgtcttggatcccgcaacgaaacaaatcagaagatattattagaggagaagaaaaaggaaacgatagtttctacttcccttggtgaatttaatgcatgcAAGCACTcagaagtattttatttatttatttataggaaaCTCAACAGCTTAGTTTCTAAGTACATGATATGGTATATGTGACATGAGGTTCTTAAGCCAATAATAGAGTTTCACAGCATgcattatacaatgtgataggggcgagacttctaacccgttaaggctgaattctacacctaattttatcgacaaaagtcgggggtcgaagtggtcgaatcccctccccctaaaaattatggctattttaatatttttttgatatcaaaggttgtatgcgtcgtaggaaaacaaaaaacaacaaacggtagctaataaccttggctaactaattcattacttttttcatatgtcgataatgttttggtgagaaaaaaaatcatttctgaataatttttaccgaataaatcgctatttttcaatattttcaaggggggttcaaccccatattatttttttgtcgataaaattagatgtagtactcagcattaacgggttagaagtctcacccctatcacattgtataaaactaGAAAGTGGCGGAAAAAGGTAACCAAACTATATAACTAAGAGCTAAACAACTAAAAGTGAATAACTAAATcttcatctatactaatatactaatattataaagctgaagagtttgtttgtttgattgtttgaacgcgctaatctccagaactactggtccgatttgaataattctttttgtgttgaatagtgcatttatcgaggaaggctataggctataaaacatcacgctatgaccaataggagccgagcagagcgggtgaaaccgcgcggaagtagctataactaataataagtttataaaccagtattatttacagtattttaaCTTACCTCTTGTAAGATCGATAGGTGCTTCAGATATAAAGTTTGCTAGTTTCAATGTAATCTCTAGTAATGGGCTACCCATCCAGTGGAGGCGTCCATTTGCGTGTGACCTGCAAAAATTAGTACTCTCAATCCTCAGAATacctttttattgtaactttcgtgagacatactaaattaattattatgttatcggcttactcacgtaactgtttgacgaggaactcgactagtttcaagccatgctagaggctcatattcatgagcagcattacgcgacacacgacgcggcgattgtcgcactgctactggcgactcgagttgcgcgccctctgcctggaatcacgCGCGATGTTGGcacgttagactcgttcgccggcggctgcggaGGTGTTGAGTTCCATTCTCGGGTCGACGTaaaaacggtgttacataccgcgctcactgtgtcgagtcgagttcctcgtcaaaacattacgtgagtaagccgataacataataattaacctcagactatctatttaaaactaatcgccttactcagagtcatttaatggttagttaacccagtccttagcaattgttttcgatacaaaaccgATTCTAAGGAACAGTTAgtagcgcctagcttcactgacagacagactgacggacaattcaatttgacgtttcaaaagtgccttatttaggattaattgaaatttttggttttaaatgctttgactttgactttgttaaagtaaccattaaaagtCTCTGAGGGCGGCAGTAAAAGAGATTTCGGTGTCATAGAACagcttatggtataagccggtacacgagtagacggatcacctgatggtaagcaatcgtcgccgcctgaaacaccagagctGTTACAAATGCGTGGCTAGCCTTTGGGTGttctgatccggagttgcggacaagtaaaaggttaccggggctccgtctcaaagcaggagaaggaacggggtggtttttagtcagtaagagtctgacattcgtGAAaaccctcccgcctcacccaaggcgggagaagtcatttttgggttggatgattttacagacccccgattttattatatgtataaaaaaaaaaaaaagcctttgggggttaggaatttaagggttgttggggaatcgggaattaagaagattgggaaggtgggtaattgggcctccggtaacctcactcacacaacacaagcgttgtttcacgtcggttttctgtgaggccgtggtatcacttcggtcgagctggcccattcgtgccgaagtatgactTGATTCGAGCTCCGAATCCTTcacaatcctcaaattcttaTCCGTTAAAAGATCGACAATACGCTCGTTAcgccctctggtgtttcaagtgtccatgggcggcagcgattgcttaccatcaggtgatccgtctgctcgtataccggcttataatattatgataggTAAGTAGTATAAagaagttaatattttaaaattactcatTGATAATAGGTCCCGTATGTTTAATGACATCATGGACATGTTTCTGATCCTTCGTAGAAATTATTCTGCAAAGTTCTATCAGAAATATCATCATATATCCCTCGTCTAGTTCCTTCATCATCTCGTAGTAACGAAGGTTCGGAGACTTGGTCGACGCAGTGGGCAGTAAACCTGTACAAGACAATCATATTTgaaacctcgctaccatcagttgactggacaatacactacatgagctgattacatgtgaacattagctcatgacgatacctaagtacgtgtgtcgttgacgagtcaacctcgctaccatcagttgactggacaatacactacatgagctgattacatgtgaacattagctcatgacgatacctaagtacgtgtgtcgttgacgagtcaacctcgctaccatcagttgactggacaatacactacatgagctgattacatgtgaacatAAGCTCATgtcgatacctaagtacgtgtgtcgttgacgagtcaacctcgctaccatcagttgaccggacaatacactacatgagctgattacatgtgaacattagctcatgacgatacctaagtacgtgtgtcgttgacgagtcaacctcgctaccatcagctgactggacaatacactacatgagctgattacatgtgaacattagctcatgatgATACCTATATACACGATGTAACAAAGatggggtatacatatcaagtgcacggtttctagataacataacaaacgatacgggaagggttttttaatctcatgttttcatggaacgaaatTATGAtgttttccaatacataaaattccagaaaccgaacatgaaaattaggtagatacaggtactaggcgatcagatttacagaagaaatgtttcgttaTTAGCTAGTGACCCCTGtatgatacgtttgtatgatgatttaaaatcaagaatcatgCAACACGAAGTATttggtaacaattttttttaacgtattttaagctgataCTTTGTATGGAGCTTCTATTCAAcatgtattcttcagtgcttcttgatgtatatgggcaTTTTGTTACACTCTCTATACCTACCATAGTTCTCAGAAATTTAGCCCACTTACCTATCGTAGAACCTTCATTTGGATCTACCGGCAGATAGACAGGACTGCCATTAATGATTGTCGTTTTAAATGTGGTATGTATATCACTATCATTTTCTGTCGGTTCATCGTGTAGATGGCCGTAGAAATTTGGAATGCTAGAGTTGTTTACTATTGTCGTAAATAGAAGCATTGGATAGTTctgttttattctttttaaatatttgagtcTCTTTCTCTTCTTTCGTGAGTCTTTCTGTCTGTTTTGTCCGTAATAGCGTGTGCGGTTGCGTCTGTTGTAGGCTGGTTTAAATGGGGGGAGATTTGGAGTCCAATGTGGGTTGTAAGCAATTGGTTTGATTGGGATGAGATTCCATCCCGGCCGTGGCGTGGTTCTTTGAGCTGGTGGTAAAGAAATGGTTTGTTAGGGCGGCCGCatacggactgctcgagcagttagcggctgTGCGACAGACACGgaccgctcgagcggtcggcgtcgactgctcaAGCCGTCGGTTGTTGACTGCTTGAGCAGTTGGCTAGCGTGTactcaactgctcgagcagttgatgTTTGATTTTTTTGCAGACGCCGCGAGGCCGCAAAGGGCCGCCCTTTGAGGAGGAAGTCGGAGAGCTGTCGACTGCTCTAGCgcagtcaacggctcgagcagtccgtgtatgccACGCAACTGCTCGCGAGCGGTCGACGGCACGTTGGAATTTGATCAGGCAGTTGACGGCGTGAagcggcgggagaagtcatttgaatGATTTTCGCGGCcccggttataactgcttgaaaaAAAGTAGAACTATGATGGAACTTCAAAAATAACTGTTAAGTGGCATGAATGTTGAAAGGGTTATTGGTATAATATGGaagttcacatcacatcaacagcttataagtggccactgctgacgtCTTACCCTGAGCCGTCACTACACCACAAACTTTAgtatctcatcatcatcaacatcaactGCCTGTAAGTccccactgctgaccaaaggcctcttctcacacggagaaggtttgagcattaatcaccacgcttgctcaatgcgggtttgcgatttcaaacttataaatagaaattataagcccaggtttcctcacgctgttttccttcaccgtttgtcagtggtgtctaaataatcttagaaagtacatataactcggaaaaagtcacattggtacttgttggtaggtttcgatcccgcactctcatgcatgagaagcgggcgtcttaagcctccgggccaccacaaaAGTTGCTCCATTTAAATTACTGCTAGTCACAAACGAATTAGAATTCTATCACAACAATAATAAGACTTACTTGTGGTTGTCACATCACTTGCTAGCTTAATCTTCCAAGTGTGAGGAGACGCGAAATTCGTCATCTCTTTTTGCCATAAGCCAAgatatttgtctgtagtggttcGGTAAGACCGCGACCCATGAGTAGCGATTTTGGACTCAAAGGCAGGAGATTTAGGGTTTGGAATTGTAAATGGAGATAGAGGCGGAGTTGCAGATGTTTTTGTAGAAGTAGGGTAATGGTGAAATGAAGTTGACGGAGGTGTTAAAGAGGTTTTAGGTGCTGAAGTGATTGTAGTGGCTTCAGAGCTGGTTGTGGGAGTAGTAATAGGGGCAAATGTGGTTGTAGATGCATGTAAACTTCTATCAGAGAAAGGCTTCGCTGCTAAAGCACTAGTATCATTAAATGCTTTTGGTATTACACTAGATGTACTCAAAGTACTATAAATAGTGGTTAAACTATCAACTTCAGCTCTTAAATTGTACACTTGATTAAACTTAACAGCGCCAAATTTCGTTGGACCAAAATTTGGGAAGCTCTTTATCAAAATATGTGAAGATCTCTTGGCTGGTGGAAAAGTGAATTGTGTTGGCACAAAATGAGTTGGGAACGTGTGTTTTTGAAACAGTTTGTTGAAATAGAATTTTGGTATACCATGTGTTGGCACAGATGGGTAATTTGGTTTAGTTCGTAACGCAGTAGGGATTAGTTTTACTGTAGAAGTTAGGTGTAGTGTTGTTTTTGCTGTAGATGCTAGTTTCATAGGAGTCCATAAATCTTCTTTAGATATTAAAGGGATTGGGAATGTAGGTTTACTTATGTAAGCAGGTAAAGCATGTATATGAGGTTGGGTAGGATCAGAGTTGTACGTGTCAATGGATCTAGCTCTCAAATTAGGTGGTGTAGTGTCTTGCATCTCTTTCTTTGTCTTTTTATTCTTGCTTAATACTACTTTCAGGTCTCTGAAGAATGCGTTCACATTTTTCATGCTTTTTTGGTGCTTTGCTATGAGCGCTGATTCGTTGAAGTCTGTAATAAGGATTATCGTGTTTGAATGTTTCAAAGATCAGCGGTTTGAAAGACCAATACACAataattggttggtttttttatggtataagccggtaaacgagcagacggatcaccaggggccttagtctgctattacaattgtgtcagaatggtcgatcattgatcagtgcaagagggacggagctatacaacctacatagctctgtCACTCTGTAATAGCAATAAGCCCTGATTGTaagccgccacccatggacacccgaaacactagaggcgttacaagtgcgttgccttttgggagttaggaatttaagggttgttgaggaatcggggattgggtaacctcacttacacaacgaaacacaacgcaagcgttgtttcacgtcggttttctgctcggccgtggtatcactccggtcgagccggcacagcagaagcatggctctcccgcactttaTGATACTATGTCAACGGTTATATaggtaagttttaattaaaattatgtcattACCTGTCTTGTTGGTATCGCAGTTTACTGAATTATAATGTAAGATTGGACTTAACAATACTATGAATATAATAAGCCCCATGCTACTTTAATCTCCCTCGATCCTCATCTGATTGACAtactgtattaaataaattcaacacAAAATTTTCACTACATATCCTTATTTTGAATAGATTTATCTTCTTAATTTATTAGAACTGTAGTGTAGCATCAAAAAAACaccatttttatatatttttttcaagttataCCAAGCCTATTGTAacaggttttgtttttaaaatgaaataaagtccagtttaaaaaaacaagcgAAATAACAGAAACTTTTTAACACAGAGTTTAAAATCAGTAACAATTCCAATGTTTATTgtcaataaaatagttttgtaacaattttattggattacaaatataaaaatagttgctCGCGCAATGTATAACAAGTTTTATGATGCGATAAAATGttagtgtttttatattaaaatgaaagtgTGCGCTTGTGTTCTGCTGTTCACTATATTTGGTATTTGttcgattattattatattttctattaaatttcttacaaataatataatatctttagCTGAGTGAtgattacggcacgtaatgccgctgtacaatgtacacacacttttcaccatttgtgttataagtcccatgtaatagggggtgagtctattgccatatactggacacaattccagattccgtgctactactgagaaattttcgaaaatccgaaaaaagcccagtattattttgtcttgggaagattgggatgggggtaattgggcctccggtaacatcgcTCAcataacgcaaacgttgtttcacgtcggttttctactcGAGATCGTgatatcactcctgtcgagccgacctattcgtgccttgcatggctctcccacacttagactATAATGGCAAATCCATCTGCTGAAATTGCTCTTGTTACTCTCTTGCTTCTGAACGTATTAAACTcactaacataataatatataacactAACactagaacttaagacgggatatttaccatgtttttttttatgtctatgagtttatactataacattttcaatatttcaGCGTCCACAAATCCACTGCCAGACCACCCAGACAAAAACATTAATCTGGCATTAGAAACGGTCCTACATTTTGACAACAAATACCAAACAAATGAAGCTAAAGTTATAAACATAATCCAAAAAGTTATCGACAGACTTAAAAATGAAATAGATGACGATAAACACAAATCTAGAAAACACTCGCGAAGATCTTTTGATGATAACCAGGAAGACTTACAAGATTTAGGTCATAAAATCATTGAAAGACTAAATTATTTAGAGAATCAAATAGCAGAATTGAAGCAAGACAGTGCTTTGAGGAGTTGTTCCGATAAAAACGAAACAGGACAATGCGTGAGTAGAAGCAATAATGGGATAGATGATAACAACGACGCATTTGTCAAAAAAGGAAGTTTAAGACATAGGTACAACATAACAGATGGAATcagtaatattgttattaaaaaatgcgATAAATGTAACGTTTCAAGGCTGTATAGAAAGATTTTAAAGATAGACGTTAGAAAAGCTAATGAAACTAACTTATCTAATCATATCCTGAATGCAAGTGCTGAAGTATACCACGAAGAATTGAAACCTCATTATCATCACGAAGTACCAAAAAACGTACGCCATTCAACAGAAAAATCTAGCGATGAAATGAAGGTAGACGAAGCAGTATTAAGATCTAATGATACACAGTTATCGGACGAGAGAGAAGGATTGCCAATTGATAGTACTAAAGAAGCGACAGAAACTACGGTAAATTTAAGTGTCGAAACACAAACAACTTATCCTTTGGTTCGAAACTTCAGTAGTACATTTCCTTTAGTAGCTCTACATGTTGCAAATGGTAGGAAGTCAAAAGATACTGCTATTTCTGTTGGGAATATAATGAAGGATCTGACTGATACAAAGTTTGATAGTGATAAGGCGAAGAATAGAGCTGTATCTAAGAAAATAAtggatttattttctttgccgAATGTTGATAAGTTTCTGTCTTCTAATGTTTGGTGATTAGGATCATGTTGctgtttagttttatataacgtgtaacaaaataccttcaatacatcaagaagcactgaataATATAGGTTGAATAGAATCATCTAAATAAAgattcagcttaaaatatgaaatttaaataacttggtaccaaatacttggtatgtCTGATATTTAACTGAGAGTCCATGGTATCTGATTTATTAAATCATGCATACAAACGTATGGACACActcaggggtcactcgctaattacagaatacataggtacctactctgtaaatctgatcgcctagtacctgtatctacctaattttgatgttcggtttctggaattttatgtattggaaaaattcataacttcgttccatgaaaacatgagtttaaaaacccttcccgtatcgtttgttatgttatctagaaaccgtattgatatgtatactcaccagttacaccctgtataaatatctcgattaaaaattaataacacattTACTGCCGATTTCAATATTCAATCCTAATCCAAAATTCTCGGATCGATcttaatttttgacagaaactctatagaagtCATGTCTAAAGATTTTGGGTCGAGATGAATTATTGAAATTGACAGTTAGACTGTTCCGGTAAatgtcttaaataaaattttgtgaaaagtaaagcgttttttatttttccctAACCATTTTTATAACTTGACGCGCCTCAGCTTTGCATGGATAcaatgcatgtattatacatataaaacgcATAGACTTTTACTTTtcatatgtattatacatataaaccttcctcttgaatcactctatctattaaaaaaaccgcatcaaaatccgttgtgtagttttaaagatttaagcgtacaaagggacatagggatagagaaagcgactttgttttatactatgtagtgatatatcCTTCCCTTAAGTCCTACGTTATTTAGGATCGAACCCAATAAGATAAAAGGTTTAGCCTCTATTGTATACTACAGAGGTTTtcttttgaggggtgaaaatcatccaataacttctcccgccttgggcgaggcgagagggagtgtcagactcttactgactaaaca from Spodoptera frugiperda isolate SF20-4 chromosome 19, AGI-APGP_CSIRO_Sfru_2.0, whole genome shotgun sequence encodes the following:
- the LOC118281218 gene encoding uncharacterized protein LOC118281218 isoform X2, encoding MKNVNAFFRDLKVVLSKNKKTKKEMQDTTPPNLRARSIDTYNSDPTQPHIHALPAYISKPTFPIPLISKEDLWTPMKLASTAKTTLHLTSTVKLIPTALRTKPNYPSVPTHGIPKFYFNKLFQKHTFPTHFVPTQFTFPPAKRSSHILIKSFPNFGPTKFGAVKFNQVYNLRAEVDSLTTIYSTLSTSSVIPKAFNDTSALAAKPFSDRSLHASTTTFAPITTPTTSSEATTITSAPKTSLTPPSTSFHHYPTSTKTSATPPLSPFTIPNPKSPAFESKIATHGSRSYRTTTDKYLGLWQKEMTNFASPHTWKIKLASDVTTTTQRTTPRPGWNLIPIKPIAYNPHWTPNLPPFKPAYNRRNRTRYYGQNRQKDSRKKRKRLKYLKRIKQNYPMLLFTTIVNNSSIPNFYGHLHDEPTENDSDIHTTFKTTIINGSPVYLPVDPNEGSTIGLLPTASTKSPNLRYYEMMKELDEGYMMIFLIELCRIISTKDQKHVHDVIKHTGPIINESHANGRLHWMGSPLLEITLKLANFISEAPIDLTRAYAGMMYHMLRARKQTLSPEVNSIIDYAEFLYTDEEGENLFNSLREFEAYPEISKSGYLLCSTLIENFLSPYRRLHQSERRQRLLDSINKELRDKFPQISLKTAEGTNSRYRIGEETRHWPKFRAFLESDESGLSTSDSESEIKRKLRLKRRLRIHNIRKQANNEITHKSRRQMDINGNKYLELRSMKPITKAQRRYKVVTSKYHMKRSRKRTTESYPFSLQRRPTIDAFVTIPDLYLNTPFPYFHEQKDYLNPEDVKVYHRTGGKKRRQRRPKQTIDFERLQNYYYPFEEYFRQSEPVRSVSRVTNAYLKRIVEVSSYSDEEDSLQRNLNGALFYNGTSATETTYTG
- the LOC118281218 gene encoding uncharacterized protein LOC118281218 isoform X1, with translation MKNVNAFFRDLKVVLSKNKKTKKEMQDTTPPNLRARSIDTYNSDPTQPHIHALPAYISKPTFPIPLISKEDLWTPMKLASTAKTTLHLTSTVKLIPTALRTKPNYPSVPTHGIPKFYFNKLFQKHTFPTHFVPTQFTFPPAKRSSHILIKSFPNFGPTKFGAVKFNQVYNLRAEVDSLTTIYSTLSTSSVIPKAFNDTSALAAKPFSDRSLHASTTTFAPITTPTTSSEATTITSAPKTSLTPPSTSFHHYPTSTKTSATPPLSPFTIPNPKSPAFESKIATHGSRSYRTTTDKYLGLWQKEMTNFASPHTWKIKLASDVTTTTQRTTPRPGWNLIPIKPIAYNPHWTPNLPPFKPAYNRRNRTRYYGQNRQKDSRKKRKRLKYLKRIKQNYPMLLFTTIVNNSSIPNFYGHLHDEPTENDSDIHTTFKTTIINGSPVYLPVDPNEGSTIGLLPTASTKSPNLRYYEMMKELDEGYMMIFLIELCRIISTKDQKHVHDVIKHTGPIINESHANGRLHWMGSPLLEITLKLANFISEAPIDLTRAYAGMMYHMLRARKQTLSPEVNSIIDYAEFLYTDEEGENLFNSLREFEAYPEISKSGYLLCSTLIENFLSPYRRLHQSERRQRLLDSINKELRDKFPQISLKTAEGTNSRYRIGAEETRHWPKFRAFLESDESGLSTSDSESEIKRKLRLKRRLRIHNIRKQANNEITHKSRRQMDINGNKYLELRSMKPITKAQRRYKVVTSKYHMKRSRKRTTESYPFSLQRRPTIDAFVTIPDLYLNTPFPYFHEQKDYLNPEDVKVYHRTGGKKRRQRRPKQTIDFERLQNYYYPFEEYFRQSEPVRSVSRVTNAYLKRIVEVSSYSDEEDSLQRNLNGALFYNGTSATETTYTG